Proteins encoded within one genomic window of bacterium:
- a CDS encoding VOC family protein, which produces MKIHPEVTIGHVHLTVANLDRALGFYRDILGFEVTTKYGDSAVFLSAGGYHHHIGLNTWSGPGATPPPKGHSGLYHFAILYPTRKELAGALNRLINAKYPITGSADHGVSEALYLTDPDGNGVELYVDRPRSEWKVKNDGEVEMVTEALDIDDLLSELE; this is translated from the coding sequence ATGAAAATACATCCCGAAGTTACAATAGGACATGTTCACCTTACCGTTGCCAACCTTGATAGAGCGTTGGGCTTTTATAGAGATATATTAGGATTTGAAGTGACGACCAAATATGGAGACTCTGCAGTTTTTCTTTCAGCTGGTGGATATCATCACCATATTGGTTTAAATACTTGGTCAGGCCCTGGGGCTACACCTCCACCAAAAGGTCATAGCGGCTTATATCACTTTGCTATTTTGTACCCAACTAGGAAGGAACTAGCGGGAGCGTTGAATCGTTTGATTAATGCAAAGTACCCAATAACTGGCTCTGCTGATCATGGGGTTTCAGAAGCCTTGTATTTAACAGATCCAGATGGTAATGGTGTCGAGTTGTATGTGGATCGACCTCGTTCTGAATGGAAAGTTAAGAATGATGGGGAAGTTGAAATGGTTACCGAAGCACTGGACATTGATGATTTACTAAGTGAGTTAGAATAA
- a CDS encoding methyltransferase, whose protein sequence is MLYRTKSPTPKSKIVAPAAPKVAPVIEPILIKITLIPGLKATVLDELAKYPELNIAEQGEDKLFLDYIPNFQNVLLLRGVLNAYVIRRGEKYNPFYISNHKATIGDLVEIALGRNKVEDVKPRKSKTPLTPAEKSRLNKIKQESLKTPFKSFRLRCAGSDTKEVKEIQNYITTTYKLNNTEDADMEIYINKPSLIWEVGVRLSPRPLSLRNYRVANIKGGLNPTIAYAMNTFCNLETAKSYLNVFSGSGTLLIEAGISNPDLKLIGFDIDGKSNALAILNIKKAGLIKQIHLQTADIYNKPHLGKFDVIASDLPFGMQISSKVNLDSLYGTFVKYCEETLNADGTLVICTTEYKVLEKALEDSKFDTIKTLDLVVSTSVQNIYLYPRIFVCKFK, encoded by the coding sequence ATGTTATATAGAACTAAATCACCAACACCTAAGTCAAAAATCGTGGCACCAGCTGCTCCTAAAGTAGCCCCTGTAATTGAGCCTATTCTTATTAAAATAACACTTATTCCAGGACTTAAGGCAACTGTACTTGATGAGTTGGCAAAATATCCAGAACTTAACATTGCAGAACAAGGTGAAGATAAGCTATTTCTTGACTACATCCCAAATTTTCAAAACGTTCTATTACTTAGAGGCGTACTTAATGCCTATGTAATAAGAAGAGGTGAAAAGTACAATCCATTCTATATTTCAAATCACAAGGCAACTATTGGGGACCTTGTTGAAATTGCTCTTGGAAGAAATAAAGTTGAGGACGTAAAACCAAGGAAAAGTAAGACCCCTCTTACCCCAGCTGAAAAGTCCCGCTTAAATAAAATCAAACAAGAAAGTTTGAAGACTCCATTTAAGAGTTTTAGACTAAGATGTGCAGGATCAGATACTAAGGAGGTAAAGGAAATTCAAAATTATATTACAACCACTTACAAACTAAATAATACTGAGGATGCTGATATGGAAATTTATATCAACAAACCAAGTCTTATTTGGGAAGTTGGTGTTAGACTTTCTCCAAGGCCTCTATCACTTAGAAACTATAGAGTTGCAAATATTAAAGGAGGGCTGAATCCTACAATTGCATATGCGATGAATACATTTTGTAATCTTGAAACTGCAAAATCATATTTGAATGTTTTCTCAGGAAGCGGGACTCTTTTAATTGAAGCTGGCATTTCTAATCCAGATTTGAAATTAATAGGATTTGATATCGATGGTAAAAGTAATGCGCTTGCGATACTAAATATAAAGAAGGCGGGTTTGATAAAACAAATTCATTTACAAACTGCAGATATTTATAACAAACCCCATCTTGGAAAATTTGATGTTATCGCATCCGACTTACCTTTTGGAATGCAAATTTCTAGCAAGGTGAATCTAGATAGTCTTTACGGTACTTTTGTAAAGTATTGTGAAGAGACATTGAATGCGGATGGAACGTTGGTAATCTGTACAACTGAATACAAAGTTTTAGAGAAGGCGTTGGAAGATTCTAAATTTGATACTATTAAGACTCTTGATCTTGTTGTTTCAACATCTGTTCAAAATATATATTTATATCCAAGAATTTTTGTTTGTAAGTTCAAATAG